From Xyrauchen texanus isolate HMW12.3.18 chromosome 12, RBS_HiC_50CHRs, whole genome shotgun sequence, one genomic window encodes:
- the LOC127652554 gene encoding inositol 1,4,5-trisphosphate receptor-interacting protein-like 2 — MSVYTLNLKLFWPLVICILTALLLLHQFIFIGSEDQGNDCTDQGLAAVSLLKYILAFILCYFFIKYFSTQPISATGGFQKPSELHSKSGVSKRELLDDHYEKHVRLSPHVLGHSKAHVAKLVSELVRVGRTDVPPESSLAFRGDSIQVGSSYEEHKVGSPDCFDILVPLRAPRGLKLETSICSDKHGGPPLCTLNTPRKAEWTRRHRSFTDTFMHLHNAQSAFRMSPNSVQRWFYTATQRCLATVRYPFEQRCSLSLSLSEEQQVLLHLTPRSDYVCCHISMGVRLIPALPLGDGAFLVASQHAQRGEDLWTVYFPRQEQRLLAWLKGRLPSSSCHLKCLQLLKEVRNLSGETLDQQARAEWGGVLSSYALKTAWLRLLLSTPHEAWEECNLVDRLDDLLRSLRDSLQSRALSHLLLGGDNGLLPDSVALPKLMKETIPSNLWNEFSDVTLDMVSARLAYAWNHLPRLIRLGRPQRTSLGRGVHCKYIDTE; from the coding sequence ATGAGCGTTTACACACTCAATCTTAAGTTGTTCTGGCCTCTGGTCATTTGTATCCTCACTGCTCTTCTGCTACTGCACCAATTCATCTTCATCGGTTCAGAGGACCAAGGTAATGATTGTACTGACCAGGGACTTGCTGCTGTCTCACTGCTTAAATACATCTTGGCTTTTATATTATGCTACTTCTTCATTAAGTACTTCTCAACTCAGCCTATCTCTGCTACGGGGGGTTTCCAAAAGCCCTCTGAGCTACACTCAAAATCAGGAGTATCTAAGAGAGAACTACTGGACGATCACTATGAGAAGCATGTGCGTCTTTCCCCACATGTTCTGGGACACAGTAAAGCCCATGTTGCCAAGCTAGTGAGTGAACTTGTGAGGGTAGGGCGCACAGACGTCCCACCTGAGTCTTCCCTGGCCTTCCGGGGTGACTCCATCCAGGTTGGGAGCTCATATGAGGAGCACAAAGTGGGCTCGCCGGATTGCTTTGACATCCTGGTGCCACTGCGGGCCCCTCGGGGGCTAAAACTGGAGACTAGTATTTGCTCTGACAAACATGGGGGGCCACCACTATGCACGCTGAACACACCTCGCAAAGCAGAGTGGACACGCCGTCACAGAAGTTTCACTGACACATTCATGCACTTACACAATGCACAAAGTGCTTTCAGGATGAGTCCAAACTCTGTCCAGCGCTGGTTTTACACAGCCACCCAGCGTTGCCTTGCTACCGTGCGTTACCCGTTTGAGCAACGCTGCTCACTCAGTTTGTCTCTCAGTGAGGAGCAGCAGGTACTACTTCATCTGACACCCCGCTCTGATTATGTCTGCTGCCACATCTCCATGGGCGTTCGGTTGATCCCAGCCTTGCCTCTAGGTGACGGTGCCTTCTTGGTGGCATCCCAACATGCACAGCGAGGAGAGGACCTATGGACAGTGTATTTTCCCCGACAGGAGCAGAGACTGCTGGCATGGCTAAAAGGCAGATTGCCCTCCAGCTCTTGTCATCTGAAGTGCCTTCAGCTTCTGAAAGAGGTGCGGAACCTTAGTGGGGAGACGCTGGACCAGCAGGCCAGAGCTGAATGGGGAGGAGTCCTTTCTTCCTATGCTCTCAAGACCGCATGGCTTCGCCTGCTGCTCAGTACGCCCCATGAGGCCTGGGAAGAGTGCAACCTCGTGGACAGACTGGATGATCTTCTTCGCAGTCTAAGGGACAGCCTACAGTCTCGGGCTCTCAGCCATCTACTCCTCGGTGGTGATAATGGGCTTCTGCCTGACTCAGTGGCCCTGCCTAAGCTCATGAAGGAAACGATACCCTCCAACCTTTGGAATGAATTCAGTGATGTCACCCTTGATATGGTCTCCGCCCGACTGGCCTACGCCTGGAACCACCTCCCTCGCCTTATTCGACTTGGACGACCACAGAGGACCAGCTTGGGCAGAGGTGTTCACTGCAAATATATAGATACAGAGTAA